The genomic interval CTATTCTTTTTTTATTCACCGGATTATCATCTGTACTTAAATATAGCTCACTGTTGTCATCTGAGGCAATATAGAATGTATAACTTCCGGTTGCTGGAGCGCAAATATAGCCTCTTATCCGTTGCCCATAGTTATTAGCTACGTTGGAAGGCGCTTCGAAAGTTGATAGCTGTGAAGTAGAGGTAGGTGTTTTAGTTAAAGGTATAGCTGTTAGAGAAGTACCTGAAATATTTGCCCAGTATTCCCGTAAGATCTTTCCACTTGCCGAACATGGAGGGGGTATGTTAACTACAGAAAAAGAAATAGACATGCCTGTCCCTTTAGTGCCACTGCCATTTGAAGCCGAATAAGGAGTTGCAGCAAGCGTATAACTTCCGACGACTGGAGTCCATGCATTATAATTTCCTAAAACATCTCCATACAAGGCATAGGGTAAACCTGAATCTATAAAAGATTTGCTTTGCGCTCCGGTTAAATTAAACACTACACTTCCTACTGAAGCAGGGTTAGTATTAGCTCTGATGTTAAGGTTTTTGGTAGATAAGGTTGCCAGATTTAGCTGTTCTCCAACTACTAAAGTTTTAATAGGCTGCTCTGTATCAGCATTTATCAAACTGAAACTTGCTACTGATTGACTTACAGGGGCGGGTTTTACTAGTACTGTAGCTTCGTCAAAATGTGTAAGAGCGGGTGAGGCGTTATCACTTACAGTAAGTCTGAAAACGTATGTTCCTTCTACCAGATTCGTTAAAGTAAGTGAAGTTGTGCTTGCGCCGCTTATTGTGGCTGCTGGGCCGCTTAGTTTAGTCCATACGGTGGAGGCAATAGTTGTATTACCATCAGGATCAGCGGCTGTGCCCAGCAATGTAACATTGTTAGTAGGTAGTGTAAGCGTAATGTCTGCGCCTGCATTAGCTACAGGAGGCTGGTTAACAGGAGCTGGATTTACCAGAATACTTATTGCGCCGGAATTTGTAACGGCACCTCTATTGTCCGTGGCTTTGGCTGTTATAGAATAAGTATTCACGCCAACATTTGTCCAGGTATAACTATATGGAGCCTCTACATCTTCTCCCAGCCTGGTGGTACCGTTATAGAACTCTACTTTGGTGATTTCTCCATCTGTGTCTGATGCATTAACTGTGATTGTAACAGAGGCAGGGTCAATAAAGGCAGAATTGTTTGCAGGAGCTGTGATAGATATTGCAGGAGCTGCATTTACTAGTATAGAAACTTCATCAAATGAGATTGCATCCTCATTATCAGTTACTGTAAGTCTGAACACATATGCACCCGGTATTAAGTCGTTGATTTGTAGGGTTTCCGAACTTATTCCGCTCATACTAACTTCAGGTCCGCTTTGTTTGGTCCATGCATAAGTCGCTATCATACCATCAGAATCACTAGCCGTTCCGGTAATGGATATACTATTAACAGACAGGTTTATTGACTGATCATCGCCTGCATTTACTATTGGTAACTGATTAGGTGCCTTTATACGGATACTTAACTCACCAGATGTAGCTGATTTTTCCTCATTATCTGTAACTTTTGCAATGAGGGTATAAAGTCCTATAGTAGCATTAGTCCAGTTATATGTCCATCCATTACTGCCATCTGTATCTTCTCCTAATAGTGTTGTGCCTTCAAAAAATTCTACTTTACTTACTGTACCATCTATGTCGTCTGCAGTAGCTTCAATGGTAATAACAGCAGGTGTGATAAAATTTGTGCCTGACAGAGGTGAATGAATACTTACATTGGGTGCCTGATTAGGTAGTTTCACTGTAATTTCTACACTGGATGAATAAGCTATTGCACCCATATCATCTATTGCCCTGGCAGTAAGCGTATAATTGCCTGCTGGTGGATTTGGCCATGTAAAAGTATAGGGACTACTTAGGGATTCTCCCAGTTTGGTTGCCCCATTATAAAATTCCACTTTACTTATTGAAGTATTAGGAGCAGTAGCAGTAGCTTCAATTATTATATTGTTATCTGAAGTAAAAATCGATTGATCTGCTGGTGAACTGAGCGCAACAACTGTATATGGATTGTATGTAGATTCCATTTGTCCATACATAAATAACATATCAGCCATCCCATCAAAACCGCCACCCCATATTTCAATATTGTCCGACCCGCCTATCTGTACTGTAACGTCAGCTGTATTAAACGGAGGCGCACCCGGGTTTTGTCTCATATAGGTGCCCCGTACATAGTTGTCTTTATAGAAAAGATTAGCCATTGCAGCTACAATATCATGAAAACTGGTAAAGCGTGTGTCCCGGTTGTATGCATTATTAGTATTGATAATCCTGGTCGCATCATTCAGAAAACCATCCTGGTAATGAAGCGTAGCGCCATCATCAAAGGCTGTCTGGCCGTCTACATGTTTACAGAAAGTAACGATACCTTTATATAAGCTTTTTGTTCCTCCCTCTGAGCCTAATGCTCCTTGAGATGTTTGATATTTAAAAAGGCTTACATCGCCAGTCCGGGCAAAGGCATCAGCAATCTCAGTTAGGGTAGCTAAAGGAACAATAGAATATTTCCATCCCAGGTTAGAATCTGTTGGAGCGCCACTGCCATCAAACGCTTTTTCATAATCCGCTACATACCCATCCGGAAACATTCCAAACTTAAAATACTCTTTAAAACACCGGGCAGCCCTATCCTTAAGGAATGAATTATTTAATAATATC from Rhodocytophaga rosea carries:
- a CDS encoding Ig-like domain-containing protein, whose protein sequence is MFKQIHGKHDKVFHIIIRDFFFLTVFVLISSTGQLFAQSGLHHSQHELDLWRQRKNEGPYKIIPSKSLTGVTVYEGGWEGLLRNKNHFLANPTQARWIVSPFPPLKTSNTPPLKASKRMCDAAFVALVENDVALANLVRDHLLWQAQELTTDFNNTTAWQRTYNHIGETEPNLMGSNWSLSHVYAYDFIKDIAEFTPEQKNSIHNWLQGMGMYYMTVARAALDLLFINPYNEDYNLSSYARSVYNNNPGVIKTHANGNVIQSLHKFYNNRRYSLIRCASMVGILLNNSFLKDRAARCFKEYFKFGMFPDGYVADYEKAFDGSGAPTDSNLGWKYSIVPLATLTEIADAFARTGDVSLFKYQTSQGALGSEGGTKSLYKGIVTFCKHVDGQTAFDDGATLHYQDGFLNDATRIINTNNAYNRDTRFTSFHDIVAAMANLFYKDNYVRGTYMRQNPGAPPFNTADVTVQIGGSDNIEIWGGGFDGMADMLFMYGQMESTYNPYTVVALSSPADQSIFTSDNNIIIEATATAPNTSISKVEFYNGATKLGESLSSPYTFTWPNPPAGNYTLTARAIDDMGAIAYSSSVEITVKLPNQAPNVSIHSPLSGTNFITPAVITIEATADDIDGTVSKVEFFEGTTLLGEDTDGSNGWTYNWTNATIGLYTLIAKVTDNEEKSATSGELSIRIKAPNQLPIVNAGDDQSINLSVNSISITGTASDSDGMIATYAWTKQSGPEVSMSGISSETLQINDLIPGAYVFRLTVTDNEDAISFDEVSILVNAAPAISITAPANNSAFIDPASVTITVNASDTDGEITKVEFYNGTTRLGEDVEAPYSYTWTNVGVNTYSITAKATDNRGAVTNSGAISILVNPAPVNQPPVANAGADITLTLPTNNVTLLGTAADPDGNTTIASTVWTKLSGPAATISGASTTSLTLTNLVEGTYVFRLTVSDNASPALTHFDEATVLVKPAPVSQSVASFSLINADTEQPIKTLVVGEQLNLATLSTKNLNIRANTNPASVGSVVFNLTGAQSKSFIDSGLPYALYGDVLGNYNAWTPVVGSYTLAATPYSASNGSGTKGTGMSISFSVVNIPPPCSASGKILREYWANISGTSLTAIPLTKTPTSTSQLSTFEAPSNVANNYGQRIRGYICAPATGSYTFYIASDDNSELYLSTDDNPVNKKRIASVTGNTNVKQWTKYSSQKSASVTLQAGRRYYIEALHKEGTGNDNLAVGWIRPGSSSIAVIPGSVLSPFINSVARIDISEGESARIAPTVYPNPFEEEITVNLEGNEDRKATITVLDVLGKVYYFNTISLSKGNNRIAIHLSSSKLKAGFYFLKIQTAIVEERVIKLIKK